GAAGTACGACGTCGAGGAATGTCAGCAACGCGGCATGACCTATGCGGCGCCGCTGAAGGTGACCTTGCGTCTGGTGGTTTGGGACGTCGACGAAGACACCGGCGCCCGCTCCATTCGCGACATCAAGGAGCAGGACGTCTACATGGGCGACATGCCCTTGATGACGTCGAACGGCACCTTCATCGTCAACGGCACCGAGCGTGTCATCGTCTCGCAGATGCACCGCTCGCCGGGCGTCTTCTTCGACCACGATCGCGGCAAGACTCATTCCTCCGGCAAGTATCTCTTCGCGGCGCGGGTCATTCCCTATCGCGGTTCCTGGCTGGATTTCGAGTTCGATGCGAAGGACATCGTCTATGTCCGCATCGACCGGCGCCGGAAACTGCCGGCGACGACCCTGCTCTACGCGCTCGACTCCGCGGCCACCGAGAAGCTGCGCGGGGAGCGCAAGGCCGAAGGTAAGCAGCTTGACCCCTTCGAGGCGGTCGGGATGGGCTCCGAAGAGGTTCTGAGCCTCTTCTACGACAACGTCGTCTACAGCCGTGCCAAGGATGCCTGGAAGACGCCCTTCGATCCCGAGCGCCTCCGCGGTCAGAAGCTGGCCTTCGACCTGATCGACGCGAAGACCGGGGAAGCCGTTCTGGAGGCCGGGGAAAAGCTGACTCCGCGCAAGGCGCGCAAGCTGATCGACGAAGGCCTCAAGGAGGTTCGCGTCAGTGACGAGGAACTGGCCGGGCAGTACCTGGCCGAGGACCTGATCGACGAATCGAACGGTCTGGTGCTGGCCGAGGCCGGCGAGGAACTGACGGTCGACCAGATGGCCAGTCTGGTGGAGGCCGGCGTGAAGAAGCTGCCGGTGCTCGCGATCGACCACGTCAACGTCGGCGCCTACCTGCGCAACACGCTGGCGGTCGACAAGAACCGCACGCGCGAAGATGCCCTGATCGACATCTACCGCGTCATGCGTCCGGGCGAGCCGCCGACCCTCGAGACGGCCGAGGCGATGTTCAACAGCCTCTTCTTCGATTCCGAGCGCTACGATCTCTCGGCGGTCGGCCGCGTCAAGATGAACGCCCGCCTCGATTTCGAGACGGACGACCAGCTTCGCGTTCTGCGGAAGCACGACATCCTGGCGATCCTGAAGGTTCTGCATGAGCTGAAGGACGGCCGCGGCGACATCGACGACATCGATCACCTGGGTAACCGTCGCGTTCGCTCGGTTGGCGAGCTGTTGGAAAACCAGTACCGGGTCGGTCTGCTGCGCATGGAGCGGGCGATCAAGGAGCGCATGTCCTCGGTCGAAATCGACTCGGTGATGCCGCACGATCTGATCAACGCCAAGCCGGCGGCGGCGGCTGTGCGGGAGTTCTTCGGCTCCTCGCAGCTCAGCCAGTTCATGGACCAGACCAACCCGCTGTCGGAGGTTACCCACAAGCGGCGCCTCTCGGCCCTCGGCCCGGGCGGCCTGACCCGCGAGCGCGCCGGTTTCGAGGTGCGCGACGTGCACCCGACCCATTACGGCCGGATCTGCCCGATCGAAACGCCCGAAGGTCCGAACATCGGCCTGATCAACTCTCTCGCGACCTACGCGCGGGTCAATCAGTACGGCTTCATCGAAAGCCCCTACCGCAAGGTCGAGAAGAGCAAGGTGACCGACGAGGTGGTCTATCTCTCCGCCATGGAGGAAGGCCGCTATACGATCGCCCAGGCCAATGCCGAGGTCGACAAGAACGGCAAGCTGGTCGAAGACCTGATTTCGTCCCGGTCCGGGTCCGACTACATCATGGCCCGGCCCGAGGAGATCGAGTACATCGACGTCTCGCCGAAGCAGCTGGTTTCGGTCGCCGCGGCGTTGATTCCCTTCCTGGAGAATGACGACGCCAACCGGGCACTGATGGGCTCCAACATGCAGCGGCAGGCCGTTCCCTTGCTGCAGAGCGAGGCGCCGCTGGTCGGCACCGGCATGGAATCCACCGTGGCGCGGGACTCCGGCGTGACCATCGTGGCCCGCCGCGGCGGTGTCGTCGACCAGGTGGACGCCACCCGCATCGTGGTGCGTGTGACCGAGGATACGGCTTCCGGAGAGCCCGGTGTCGATATCTACAACCTGCTGAAGTTCCAGCGTTCCAACCAGAACACCTCGATCACCCAGCGGCCGCTGGTCAAGGTGGGCGACGAGGTGCAGCGCGGCGACATCATCGGCGACGGTCCCTCGACCAACCTCGGCGAGCTGGCACTGGGCCGCAACGTGCTCTGCGCTTTCATGCCCTGGAACGGCTACAACTTCGAGGACTCGATCCTGATCAGCGAGCGCATCGTGCGCGACGACGTCTTCACCTCGATCCATATCGAGGAGTTCGACGTCATGGCCCGCGATACCAAGCTGGGGCAGGAGGAGATCACCCGGGACATCCCCAACGTCGGCGAGGATGCCCTGCGCAATCTGGACGAGGCCGGTATCTGCTACATCGGCGCCGAAGTGCAGGCGGGTGACATTCTGGTCGGCAAGGTCACGCCGAAGGGCGAATCGCCCATGACGCCGGAGGAGAAGCTGCTCCGCGCGATCTTCGGCGAGAAGGCCTCCGACGTGCGCGACACCTCCTTGCGGGTGCCGCCGGGCGTGACCGGTACCGTCGTCGAGGTGCGCGTCTTCTCCCGCCGGGGCGTCGACAAGGACGAGCGTGCCCTGGCGATCGAGAAGGCCGAGATCGAGCGACTGGCCAAGGACCGCGACGATGAAAAGGCGATCCTGGAGCGCAGCTTCTACGGCCGTCTGAAGGACCTGCTGCTGAACCACACCGGCGTGAAGGGCCCGAAGGGTTTCAAGGACGACACCAAGATCACCGAGACCGTGCTGTCGGAATATACGCCGGGGCAGTGGCGGCAGATCGTGGTCAAGAACGACGAGCGTCAGGGCGACATCGAGGCGCTGATCAAGCAGTTCGACGAGTCCGTCAAGGCGCTGGTCGCGCGTTTCGACGACAAGGTCGAGAAGCTCCAGCGTGGCGACGAGCTGGCGCCGGGCGTGATGAAGATGGTCAAGGTTTTCATCGCGACCAAGCGCAAGCTGCAGCCGGGCGACAAGATGGCCGGCCGGCACGGCAACAAGGGCGTCATCTCCAAGATCGTGCCGATCGAGGACATGCCCTTCCTGGAGGACGGTACCCACGTCGACATCGTGCTCAATCCGCTCGGCGTGCCCAGCCGGATGAACGTCGGTCAGATCCTCGAGACCCACTTGGGCTGGGCCTGTGCCGGCCTGGGCCGGCAGATCCGCGAGGCGGTCGAAACCGCTCAGCAGTCTGGCAAGACCGAAGAGGTCAAGAAGCGGCTCAAGACGATCTATGGCGAAAAGGTGCTGAAGGAGCAGGCCGGCGATCTGAACGATGACGACCTGCTCGAACTCGGCCGGAATCTCTCCAACGGAACGCCGATCGCCACGCCGGTCTTCGACGGTGCGCGCGAAAGCGACATCGTCGAGATGCTGCAGGCGGCGGGGCTGGACTCCTCCGGCCAGGTCAAGCTGTGGGACGGGCGCACCGGCGAGAAGTTCGACCGCAAGGTGACGGTGGGCTACATCTACATGCTCAAGCTGCATCACCTGGTGGACGACAAGATCCACGCCCGTTCGATCGGCCCGTACAGCCTGGTCACCCAGCAGCCGCTGGGCGGCAAGGCACAGTTCGGCGGCCAGCGCTTCGGTGAGATGGAAGTCTGGGCGCTGGAGGCCTACGGTGCGGCTTACACGCTGCAGGAGATGTTGACGGTGAAGTCCGACGACGTGGCCGGCCGTACCAAGGTGTACGAGGCGATCGTCAAGGGCGAGGACACCTTCGAGGCGGGTATCCCCGAGTCCTTCAACGTCCTGGTCAAGGAATTGAAGTCGCTCGGCCTCAACGTCGATCTGCGCCAAAGCGGGTACTGACGAGCGACCGGGCGGCGCCAGCAATGGTGGCGCCGCCCGGTGTAAAACCGATTACGCACTCTACGCACGGACTGTACCGTGCACCGGAACGGACAAGCGGAGCCAACCTATGAACGACTTGATGAACATCTTCGGCCAGTCGAGCGGCCCGCAGAGCTTCGATCAGATCCGCATCGCCATCGCGAGCCCCGAACAGATTCGTTCCTGGTCCTTCGGTGAGATCAAGAAGCCGGAGACGATCAACTATCGGACCTTCAAGCCGGAGCGCGACGGTCTGTTCTGCGCGCGGATTTTCGGGCCGATCAAGGACTACGAGTGCCTCTGCGGCAAGTACAAGCGGATGAAGTTCCGCGGCGTGATCTGCGAGAAGTGCGGCGTGGAAGTCACCTTGTCCAAGGTCCGCCGCGAGCGCATGGGCCACATCGAACTGGCAAGTCCGGTCGCCCATATCTGGTTCCTGAAGTCGCTGCCGAGCCGAATCGGCCTGCTGATCGACATGACCCTGAAGGATCTCGAGCGGGTCCTCTATTTCGAGAACTACGTGGTCACCGAGCCGGGCCTGACGCCGCTGAAGCTGCATCAGCTTCTGTCGGAAGAGGAGTACATCGACTTTCAGGATGAGTACGGCGAGGACTCCTTCACCGCGATGATCGGCGCCGAGGCGCTGAAGTCCATGCTGAGCGCCATCGACCTGGAGACCGAGCGCGACAAGCTGCGGGTCGACCTCAAGGAGACCAACAGCGAGGTCAAGCGCAAGAAGTTCGTCAAGCGCCTCAAGCTGATCGAGGCCTTCATGGAATCCCGCGGTCGTCCCGAGTGGATGATCCTGGACGTGGTTCCGGTTATTCCGCCGGAGCTGC
The Algihabitans albus genome window above contains:
- the rpoB gene encoding DNA-directed RNA polymerase subunit beta — protein: MAVSFTGRKRIRKSFGRIPEIAEMPNLIEVQKISYDQFLQVGSKAEDRTETGLQAVFKSVFPIRDFSERAELQFVRYELENPKYDVEECQQRGMTYAAPLKVTLRLVVWDVDEDTGARSIRDIKEQDVYMGDMPLMTSNGTFIVNGTERVIVSQMHRSPGVFFDHDRGKTHSSGKYLFAARVIPYRGSWLDFEFDAKDIVYVRIDRRRKLPATTLLYALDSAATEKLRGERKAEGKQLDPFEAVGMGSEEVLSLFYDNVVYSRAKDAWKTPFDPERLRGQKLAFDLIDAKTGEAVLEAGEKLTPRKARKLIDEGLKEVRVSDEELAGQYLAEDLIDESNGLVLAEAGEELTVDQMASLVEAGVKKLPVLAIDHVNVGAYLRNTLAVDKNRTREDALIDIYRVMRPGEPPTLETAEAMFNSLFFDSERYDLSAVGRVKMNARLDFETDDQLRVLRKHDILAILKVLHELKDGRGDIDDIDHLGNRRVRSVGELLENQYRVGLLRMERAIKERMSSVEIDSVMPHDLINAKPAAAAVREFFGSSQLSQFMDQTNPLSEVTHKRRLSALGPGGLTRERAGFEVRDVHPTHYGRICPIETPEGPNIGLINSLATYARVNQYGFIESPYRKVEKSKVTDEVVYLSAMEEGRYTIAQANAEVDKNGKLVEDLISSRSGSDYIMARPEEIEYIDVSPKQLVSVAAALIPFLENDDANRALMGSNMQRQAVPLLQSEAPLVGTGMESTVARDSGVTIVARRGGVVDQVDATRIVVRVTEDTASGEPGVDIYNLLKFQRSNQNTSITQRPLVKVGDEVQRGDIIGDGPSTNLGELALGRNVLCAFMPWNGYNFEDSILISERIVRDDVFTSIHIEEFDVMARDTKLGQEEITRDIPNVGEDALRNLDEAGICYIGAEVQAGDILVGKVTPKGESPMTPEEKLLRAIFGEKASDVRDTSLRVPPGVTGTVVEVRVFSRRGVDKDERALAIEKAEIERLAKDRDDEKAILERSFYGRLKDLLLNHTGVKGPKGFKDDTKITETVLSEYTPGQWRQIVVKNDERQGDIEALIKQFDESVKALVARFDDKVEKLQRGDELAPGVMKMVKVFIATKRKLQPGDKMAGRHGNKGVISKIVPIEDMPFLEDGTHVDIVLNPLGVPSRMNVGQILETHLGWACAGLGRQIREAVETAQQSGKTEEVKKRLKTIYGEKVLKEQAGDLNDDDLLELGRNLSNGTPIATPVFDGARESDIVEMLQAAGLDSSGQVKLWDGRTGEKFDRKVTVGYIYMLKLHHLVDDKIHARSIGPYSLVTQQPLGGKAQFGGQRFGEMEVWALEAYGAAYTLQEMLTVKSDDVAGRTKVYEAIVKGEDTFEAGIPESFNVLVKELKSLGLNVDLRQSGY